A region of Massilia sp. WG5 DNA encodes the following proteins:
- the nuoK gene encoding NADH-quinone oxidoreductase subunit NuoK: MTLSLAHYLILGAILFAISVVGIFLNRKNIIILLMAIELMLLAVNLNFVAFSHYLGDAAGQIFVFFILTVAAAESAIGLAILVVLFRNLDTINVEDLDSLKG, encoded by the coding sequence ATGACTCTGTCGCTCGCTCATTACCTGATCCTGGGCGCGATCCTGTTCGCGATCTCGGTGGTCGGTATTTTCCTGAACCGGAAGAACATCATCATCCTGCTGATGGCCATCGAACTGATGCTGCTGGCAGTGAACCTGAACTTCGTCGCCTTCTCGCATTATCTGGGAGACGCGGCAGGGCAGATCTTCGTGTTCTTCATCCTGACTGTCGCGGCCGCCGAATCGGCGATCGGCCTGGCGATCCTGGTGGTCCTGTTCCGTAACCTGGACACGATCAACGTGGAAGACCTCGACAGCCTGAAGGGCTAA
- the nuoH gene encoding NADH-quinone oxidoreductase subunit NuoH, whose translation MSMPDVINSFNAGGANVLGATAWSLVWTLIKIIVIVAPLMGLVAYLTLWERKLIGWIQIRVGPNRVGPIGLLQPLADGVKLLLKEIVIPAKASAPLFVIGPIMTIMPALAAWSVIPFGPETALANVNAGLLLLLAITSMEVYGIIIAGWSANSKYSFMGAMRASAQMISYEIPMGFVMVVILMVSGSLNFSDIVAKQAVGSMASHGLNFLSWNWLPLLPLCVIYFISGLAECNRHPFDVVEGESEIVAGHMVEYSGMSYAMFMLAEYANMILVSTLTAVMFLGGWQAPFSFLEIGGAFGGFFWLALKAFLVVSMMIWVRATFPRYRYDQIMRLGWKVFIPLTLVWLVLVAGVMQTSWNIWK comes from the coding sequence GCGCGAACGTGCTGGGTGCGACCGCCTGGTCTCTCGTCTGGACGCTGATCAAGATCATCGTGATCGTCGCTCCGCTGATGGGCCTGGTGGCTTACCTGACCCTGTGGGAGCGCAAGCTGATCGGCTGGATCCAGATCCGCGTCGGCCCGAACCGCGTGGGCCCGATCGGCCTGCTGCAGCCGCTCGCCGACGGCGTCAAGCTGCTGCTGAAGGAAATCGTGATCCCGGCCAAGGCCAGCGCACCGCTGTTCGTGATCGGCCCGATCATGACCATCATGCCGGCCCTGGCCGCATGGTCGGTCATCCCCTTCGGTCCGGAAACCGCGCTGGCGAACGTCAACGCCGGCCTGCTGCTGCTGCTGGCGATCACCTCGATGGAGGTGTACGGCATCATCATCGCCGGCTGGTCGGCCAACTCGAAGTACTCCTTCATGGGCGCGATGCGCGCCTCGGCCCAGATGATCTCCTACGAGATCCCGATGGGCTTCGTGATGGTCGTGATCCTGATGGTGTCGGGCAGCCTGAACTTCTCGGACATCGTCGCCAAGCAGGCGGTCGGTTCGATGGCCTCCCACGGCCTGAATTTCCTGTCGTGGAACTGGCTGCCGCTGCTGCCGCTGTGCGTGATCTACTTCATCTCCGGCCTGGCGGAGTGCAACCGCCACCCGTTCGACGTGGTGGAAGGCGAATCGGAAATCGTGGCCGGCCACATGGTCGAGTACTCGGGCATGTCGTACGCGATGTTCATGCTGGCCGAATACGCCAACATGATCCTGGTGTCGACCCTGACCGCGGTGATGTTCCTCGGCGGCTGGCAGGCCCCGTTCTCGTTCCTCGAAATCGGCGGCGCCTTCGGCGGCTTCTTCTGGCTGGCCCTGAAAGCCTTCCTGGTCGTGTCGATGATGATCTGGGTCCGCGCCACCTTCCCGCGTTACCGCTATGACCAGATCATGCGCCTGGGCTGGAAAGTGTTCATCCCGCTGACGCTGGTATGGCTGGTCCTGGTCGCCGGCGTGATGCAGACCTCGTGGAACATTTGGAAGTAA
- the nuoI gene encoding NADH-quinone oxidoreductase subunit NuoI, translating to MTRVKDFFGSLMLTELFKGLALTGKYALSRKITVQYPEEKTPISPRFRGLHALRRYPNGEERCIACKLCEAVCPAMAITIESAQREDGTRRTTRYDIDLTKCIFCGFCEESCPVDSIVETQVLEYHGEKRGDLYYTKEMLLAVGDRYENDIAAARAADAKYR from the coding sequence ATGACTCGAGTAAAAGATTTCTTCGGCAGCCTGATGCTGACCGAGCTATTCAAGGGCCTGGCGCTGACCGGTAAGTATGCGCTGTCGCGCAAGATCACCGTGCAGTACCCGGAAGAAAAGACCCCGATCTCGCCGCGTTTCCGCGGCCTGCATGCGCTGCGCCGCTACCCCAACGGGGAAGAGCGCTGCATCGCCTGCAAGCTGTGCGAAGCGGTGTGCCCGGCAATGGCGATCACGATCGAATCGGCGCAGCGCGAGGACGGCACCCGCCGCACCACGCGCTACGACATCGACCTGACCAAGTGCATCTTCTGCGGCTTCTGCGAAGAATCGTGCCCGGTTGATTCGATCGTCGAGACCCAGGTGCTGGAATACCACGGCGAAAAGCGTGGCGACTTGTACTACACCAAGGAAATGCTCCTGGCCGTGGGCGACCGCTACGAGAACGACATCGCCGCCGCACGTGCCGCCGATGCCAAATACCGCTAA
- a CDS encoding NADH-quinone oxidoreductase subunit J — MEFTTVLFYVFSAIMIIAGLRVITAKNPVHAALFLVLAFFNAAGIWMLLKAEFLAIVLVLVYVGAVMVLFLFVVMMLDINVDRMREGFWGYLPVASAIGALIVVEMAAVLWRGFLGAAEAPAEAAVGHIGGTRELGRLIYTQYIYGFEIAGLILLVAIIAAVALTLRKRKDSKAIDPGLAVRVKRNDRLRIVKMQAVNQKAIDAAAVAAAEANKEAP; from the coding sequence ATGGAATTCACAACTGTTCTGTTCTACGTGTTCTCGGCGATCATGATCATCGCCGGGTTGCGCGTCATTACCGCCAAGAACCCGGTTCACGCCGCGCTGTTCCTGGTGCTCGCGTTCTTCAACGCCGCCGGCATCTGGATGCTGCTGAAGGCCGAGTTCCTCGCCATCGTGCTGGTGCTGGTCTATGTCGGCGCCGTCATGGTGCTGTTCCTGTTCGTCGTGATGATGCTCGACATTAACGTCGACCGCATGCGCGAAGGCTTCTGGGGCTACCTGCCGGTCGCTTCGGCGATCGGCGCCCTGATCGTGGTCGAGATGGCCGCGGTCCTGTGGCGCGGCTTCCTCGGCGCCGCGGAAGCGCCGGCCGAAGCGGCCGTCGGCCACATCGGCGGCACCCGCGAACTGGGCCGCCTGATCTACACCCAGTACATCTATGGCTTCGAAATCGCCGGCCTGATCCTGCTGGTGGCGATCATCGCAGCCGTGGCGCTGACCCTGCGCAAGCGCAAGGACTCCAAAGCCATCGACCCGGGCCTCGCCGTCCGCGTCAAGCGTAACGACCGCCTGCGCATCGTGAAGATGCAGGCGGTGAACCAGAAGGCGATCGATGCAGCCGCAGTGGCCGCCGCAGAAGCCAACAAGGAGGCTCCATGA